A window of the Diorhabda carinulata isolate Delta chromosome 1, icDioCari1.1, whole genome shotgun sequence genome harbors these coding sequences:
- the LOC130896228 gene encoding leucine-rich repeat-containing protein let-4, whose translation MKLWWCIFGIIPVLEVIVVPIKITQTCPSICLCLNHIINCQKNELSELPLGIDPNVTSLDLSINNFEKISEDFKFFTKLRHLNMSYNRIATLGHMDFNGLFHLEQLDLSFNYFHDWRDIHSQTLINLKKLTFIDFSNNAVRTLPFNSNHFAVKSLKILKLNNCSLISIPSGFLKTITNITELHLANNPINYLDVKLTSKTLKYMDLSSSTLSYVSDSAFQGLESLENLKMSKNKNLRNITINVNSLINLDISDSLLDTSPYGNMISLQQLNLHGNILREIKNNRFMNMPNLVYLNLSLNAITSIEENAFRGLEFLEILDLSYNKLNYIPTETFLSTKNLIWLDVSHNYLTSLDSISSSSLNILNASYCEINFISKYTLTTLPRLRLLSLKRNFISSIPDHWLAGQIYSLDLSDCRIKSITNYTFAEMSSLWALDLSSNRLTTIHYTNFPSNLQLISIKDNLWRCDCNALMETYYWLQSHGCFTDDLICDSPENVDGENWLTACQTQWYPSSHKKDNLWWYSIILLISLLLLLVTVVVLRKLNEIRENRFRELEEQRRQQEREAREALQRMQQRHREYREEASQNAPDPRDSQGPPSYNDALLLPRLDSSQLSLASLHSFGSRGSLQGSNPEVNKKGKVRRKRRRRRSESTERPMRRVEPDSNESEPDRRERPLESDF comes from the coding sequence GTGACTAGTTTGGACTTATCTATCAACAACTTCGAGAAAATATCGGAAGATTTCAAGTTCTTCACTAAATTGAGGCACCTGAATATGTCTTACAACAGAATAGCAACTCTTGGACATATGGATTTCAACGGACTATTTCATTTAGAACAATTGGATTtgtctttcaattattttcacgATTGGAGAGATATTCACTCGCAAactttgataaatttaaaaaaacttacgtttatagatttttcGAATAATGCTGTTAGAACTTTGCCATTTAATTCTAATCATTTTGCTGTGAAATCTCTAAAAATactcaaattaaataattgcTCATTGATTTCTATACCTAGCGGTTTTCTTAAAACAATTACCAATATTACGGAGCTACATTTAGCTAATAATCCGATAAATTACTTAGACGTCaaattaacctcaaaaactttgaaatatatGGACCTGAGTTCAAGTACATTAAGTTATGTAAGTGATAGTGCATTTCAAGGCTTGGAATCTTTAGAGAACTTGAAAATGAGCAAAAACAAGAACCTCAGAAATATTACTATAAACGTAAACTCATTGATTAATCTGGATATATCAGACAGTTTATTGGACACTTCTCCATACGGAAACATGATATCTTTACAGCAATTAAATTTACATGGTAACATCTTGCgggaaataaaaaacaatcgaTTTATGAACATGCCGAAccttgtatatctaaatctatCTTTGAACGCTATAACTTCCATTGAAGAAAATGCTTTCAGAGGTCTAGAATTCTTAGAAATTCTAGATCTATcctataataaattgaattatattccAACAGAAACGTTTTTGTCAACCAAAAATCTCATTTGGTTGGACGTGTCTCATAACTATCTCACTTCATTGGATAGCATCAGTAGCAgttctttgaatattttgaatgcTAGCTACTgcgaaatcaattttatttctaagTATACTTTGACAACACTTCCACGGCTACGTTTACTGTCTTTAAAGAGGAATTTCATAAGCTCAATACCAGATCATTGGTTAGCTGGACAAATCTATTCACTAGATTTGAGTGATTGTAGAATAAAAAGTATAACTAACTATACTTTTGCCGAAATGTCGTCTCTGTGGGCCCTAGATTTATCTAGTAATAGGTTAACAACAATCCATTACACAAATTTCCCTTCAAATCTACAATTAATATCGATAAAAGATAATTTGTGGAGATGCGATTGCAACGCTCTTATGGAAACTTATTACTGGCTACAATCACATGGGTGTTTTACCGATGATCTTATATGTGATTCCCCGGAGAACGTCGATGGAGAAAATTGGTTAACAGCATGTCAAACCCAGTGGTACCCTTCGTCCcataaaaaagataatttgtGGTGGtactcaattattttattaatttcgttaCTTCTCCTTCTGGTTACTGTTGTGGTACTCCGAAAACTCAACGAAATCAGAGAAAATAGATTCAGAGAGCTAGAAGAACAACGTAGGCAGCAAGAAAGAGAAGCGCGAGAAGCTTTACAAAGAATGCAGCAAAGACATAGAGAATATAGAGAAGAAGCTAGCCAAAACGCACCGGATCCTAGAGACAGCCAAGGTCCTCCATCCTACAACGACGCTTTGCTTCTACCCAGACTAGATTCCTCACAATTGAGTTTAGCTAGCTTACACTCCTTCGGTTCTAGAGGAAGTCTTCAAGGAAGCAATCCTGAAGTTAATAAGAAGGGAAAAGTTagacgaaaaagaagaagaagaagatcagAATCTACGGAAAGACCAATGCGGCGAGTTGAGCCAGATTCAAACGAATCAGAACCTGATAGAAGAGAAAGACCTTTAGAGAGCGACTTCTAG